Proteins from one Eubalaena glacialis isolate mEubGla1 chromosome 8, mEubGla1.1.hap2.+ XY, whole genome shotgun sequence genomic window:
- the AHR gene encoding aryl hydrocarbon receptor codes for MNSSGANITYASRKRRKPVQKTVKPVPAEGIKSNPSKRHRDRLNTELDRLASLLPFPQDVINKLDKLSVLRLSVSYLRAKSFFDVALQSTPADRNGVQDNCRTKFREGLNLQEGEFLLQALNGFVLVVTTDALVFYASSTIQDYLGFQQSDVIHQSVYELIHTEDRAEFQRQLHWALNPSQCPDSGQKINEANGLSQPAVYYNPDQLPPENSSSMERCFVCRLRCLLDNSSGFLAMNFQGRLKYLHGQNKKGKDGSILPPQLALFAIATPLQPPSILEIRTKNFIFRTKHKLDFTPTGCDAKGRIVLGYTEAELCMRGSGYQFIHAADMLYCAEYHIRMIKTGESGMIVFRLLTKDNRWTWVQSNARLVYKNGRPDYIIATQRPLTDEEGTEHLRKRNMKLPFMFTTGEAVLYEVTNPFPPIMDPLPIRTKTGAGGKGSATKSTLNKDSLNPSSLLNAMMQQDESIYLYPASSSTPFERNFFTDSQNECSSWQSNVAPMGSDNILKHEQIGQSQEMNPTVSGDHAGLFPDNRNSDLYSIMKHLGIDFEDIKHMQQNEEFFRTDFSGEDDFRDIDLTDEILTYVEDSLNKSAFGCSGCHQQQSMALNPSCMVQEHLRLEQQEQLQHHQQHTAAEQQQLCQKMKHMQVNGMFANWNSDQSVPFNCPQQDLQQYSVFSDLPGTSQEFPYKAEFDPMPYAQNFIPCSQSVLPPHSKGTQLDFPIGDFEPAPYPTTSSHLEDFVTCLQVPQNQKHGLNPQSALLTPQTCYAGAVSMYQCQPEAQHSHVAQMQYNPTMPGPTMPGPQAFLNKFQNGGVLNETYPAELNSINNTQPTAHLHPSEARPFPDLTSSGFL; via the exons TTGCATTACAGTCTACTCCAGCTGACCGAAATGGAGTCCAGGACAACTGTAGAACAAAATTCAGAGAAGGCCTGAACTTGCAGGAAGGAGAATTCTTACTGCAG GCACTGAATGGCTTTGTATTGGTTGTCACTACAGATGCTTTGGTCTTTTATGCTTCTTCTACTATACAAGATTACCTGGGGTTTCAGcag tctgatGTCATCCATCAGAGTGTGTATGAACTGATCCATACTGAAGACCGAGCTGAATTTCAGCGCCAGCTACACTGGGCATTAAACCCTTCACAGTGTCCAGACTCTGGACAAAAAATTAATG AAGCTAATGGCCTCTCACAGCCAGCAGTCTATTATAACCCAGACCAGCTTCCTCCAGAGAACTCCTCGTCTATGGAAAGGTGCTTCGTTTGCCGACTAAGGTGTTTGCTGGATAATTCATCTGGTTTTCTG gcaATGAATTTCCAAGGGAGGTTGAAGTATCTTCATGGACAGAACAAGAAAGGGAAAGATGGATCAATACTTCCACCTCAGTTGGCTTTGTTTGCAATAGCTACTCCACTGCAGCCACCATCCATACTTGAAATCCGAACCAAAAATTTCATCTTTAGAACCAAACACAAGCTAGACTTTACACCTACTGGTTGTGATGCCAA aggaagAATTGTTTTAGGCTATACTGAAGCAGAGCTATGCATGAGAGGATCAGGATATCAATTTATTCATGCTGCTGATATGCTTTATTGTGCTGAGTACCATATCCGGA tgaTTAAGActggagagagtggcatgatagtGTTCAGGCTTCTTACGAAAGACAATCGATGGACTTGGGTGCAGTCAAATGCACGCTTAGTTTATAAGAATGGAAGACCAGATTATATCATTGCAACTCAGAGACCTCTAAC agatgaagaaggaACAGAGCATCTACGAAAACGAAATATGAAGTTGCCTTTTATGTTTACCACTGGCGAAGCTGTTTTATATGAGGTAACCAACCCTTTTCCTCCCATAATGGATCCCTTACCAATAAGGACTAAAACTGGTGCTGGTGGAAAAGGTTCTGCTACCAAATCAACTCTAAATAAGGATTCCCTCAATCCCAGTTCCCTCCTGAATGCCATGATGCAACAAGATGAATCTATTTATCTCTATCCTGCTTCAAGTAGTACACCTTTTGAAAGAAACTTTTTCACTGACTCTCAGAATGAGTGCAGTAGTTGGCAAAGCAATGTTGCACCAATGGGAAGTGACAATATCCTGAAACATGAGCAGATTGGCCAGTCTCAGGAAATGAACCCCACAGTCTCCGGAGATCACGCGGGGCTCTTTCCAGATAATAGAAATAGTGACTTGTACAGCATTATGAAACACCTAGGCATTGATTTTGAAGATATCAAACACATGCAACAGAATGAGGAATTTTTCAGAACTGACTTTTCTGGTGAAGATGACTTCAGAGATATTGACTTAACAGACGAAATTCTGACCTATGTCGAAGACTCTTTAAATAAGTCTGCCTTTGGCTGTTCAGGTTGCCATCAGCAACAGTCCATGGCTCTGAACCCCAGCTGCATGGTACAGGAGCACCTCCGGTTAGAACAGCAAGAGCAGCTACAGCACCATCAGCAGCACACAGCAGCAGAGCAGCAACAGCTGTGTCAGAAAATGAAGCACATGCAAGTTAACGGCATGTTTGCAAACTGGAACTCCGACCAATCCGTGCCTTTTAACTGTCCTCAGCAAGACTTACAGCAGTACAGCGTCTTTTCAGACTTACCTGGGACCAGTCAAGAGTTTCCCTACAAAGCCGAGTTTGATCCTATGCCTTACGCACAGAACTTTATCCCCTGTAGTCAGTCTGTGTTGCCGCCACATTCTAAGGGTACACAGTTAGACTTTCCCATTGGGGATTTCGAACCAGCCCCATACCCTACAACTTCTTCTCATTTAGAAGATTTTGTCACATGTTTACAAGTTCCTCAAAACCAAAAGCACGGACTCAATCCACAGTCAGCCCTACTAACTCCTCAGACATGTTATGCGGGGGCTGTGTCAATGTACCAGTGCCAGCCGGAAGCTCAGCACAGCCATGTGGCTCAGATGCAGTACAACCCGACGATGCCAGGCCCGACGATGCCAGGCCCGCAGGCATTTTTAAACAAG tttcagaACGGAGGAGTCTTAAATGAAACCTATCCAGCTGAATTAAATAGCATAAATAACACTCAGCCTACCGCCCATCTTCACCCGTCAGAAGCCAGACCTTTCCCTGACTTGACATCCAGTGGATTCCTGTAA